The following proteins come from a genomic window of Nostoc sp. TCL26-01:
- a CDS encoding AarF/ABC1/UbiB kinase family protein translates to MGQYQPAQLKRYNPEAIARYYRYRPWLALGRFFQISWSFAKFIFDLKWDEWQNQVEENRGKRATQLRTLLTRLGPTFIKVGQALSTRPDLIRKDFLDELIKLQDQLPPFDNAIAYQIIETDLDRSISEIFSELSPTPVAAASLGQVYRGRLLTGEEVALKVQRPHLRPVITLDLYLMRWAAGWLAPWLPLNLGHDLTLIVDEFGNKLFEEIDYINEGRNAEKFANNFRNDPQVKVPSIYWRFTSNRVLTLEWINGFKLTDTQSIRQAGLDPEAIIRIGVTSGLQQLLEYGFFHADPHPGNLFAMPDGRMAYIDFGMMDQLEESTKESLVDAIVHLVNKDYTDLATDFVNLGFLTPDTNICPIIPALETVLGNAIGQNVGDFNFKTITDQFSELMYEYPFRVPAKFALIIRSLVTQEGIALSLNRNFKIVEVSHPYVARRLLTGESPQLRRRLLNVLFKDGKFQWERLENLIAIARTDENFDVLPTAQMGLQYLLSDEGKFLRRQLVLALTEDDRLHTQEVQRLWLLVKDDIKPDRLLSVAISLLTDLSKEGAAAILPKAASFSFFGDDKSRQ, encoded by the coding sequence GTGGGTCAGTATCAACCTGCTCAGCTGAAGCGCTACAATCCAGAAGCGATCGCTCGTTACTATCGATATCGTCCTTGGCTGGCTTTAGGACGGTTTTTTCAAATATCCTGGTCTTTTGCCAAGTTTATTTTCGATCTCAAATGGGATGAGTGGCAAAATCAAGTAGAGGAAAATCGCGGTAAACGTGCTACACAGTTAAGGACTCTCCTAACTCGGTTGGGGCCTACTTTTATTAAGGTTGGTCAAGCACTATCTACCAGACCAGATTTAATCCGCAAAGATTTTCTCGATGAACTGATTAAACTGCAAGACCAGTTACCACCGTTTGATAATGCGATCGCTTATCAAATTATTGAAACTGATTTAGATCGTTCCATCTCAGAAATTTTTAGTGAACTTTCACCAACACCAGTGGCGGCGGCTAGTTTGGGTCAAGTGTATCGGGGACGTTTACTCACTGGTGAAGAAGTAGCACTGAAAGTACAACGTCCTCATCTGCGTCCAGTAATTACACTGGATCTTTATTTGATGCGCTGGGCTGCTGGTTGGCTAGCCCCGTGGTTACCTTTAAATCTTGGTCATGATTTGACTTTGATTGTTGACGAATTTGGTAACAAGTTATTCGAGGAAATCGACTATATTAATGAGGGTCGCAACGCGGAAAAATTTGCCAACAACTTCCGTAATGACCCACAAGTCAAAGTTCCCAGCATTTATTGGCGTTTTACTAGCAACCGAGTCCTGACTTTAGAGTGGATTAACGGTTTCAAGTTGACAGATACCCAAAGTATTCGCCAAGCAGGTTTAGATCCGGAAGCCATTATCCGCATCGGTGTTACTTCCGGCTTGCAACAGCTATTGGAATACGGCTTTTTCCACGCTGACCCCCATCCTGGTAATTTATTTGCTATGCCCGATGGTCGGATGGCTTACATCGACTTTGGCATGATGGATCAGTTAGAGGAAAGCACTAAAGAAAGTTTGGTAGATGCAATAGTGCATTTAGTCAACAAAGACTATACTGATTTAGCTACAGATTTTGTCAATTTAGGTTTTTTGACACCTGATACCAATATTTGCCCAATTATCCCAGCATTAGAGACAGTACTGGGTAACGCCATTGGTCAGAATGTGGGGGACTTTAACTTTAAAACCATCACTGATCAGTTTTCAGAACTGATGTATGAATACCCATTTAGAGTACCGGCAAAGTTTGCCCTGATTATTCGTTCTTTGGTAACTCAAGAAGGGATTGCTCTGAGCCTCAATCGTAATTTTAAAATTGTGGAAGTGAGTCATCCTTACGTAGCCCGGCGATTATTGACAGGAGAATCTCCCCAATTAAGACGGCGCTTACTGAATGTCCTGTTTAAAGATGGTAAATTTCAGTGGGAACGCTTGGAGAATTTGATTGCGATCGCCCGGACTGATGAAAATTTTGATGTGTTACCTACAGCGCAAATGGGCTTGCAATATCTCTTATCAGATGAAGGCAAATTTCTGCGGCGACAGCTAGTCTTAGCACTAACAGAAGACGACAGGCTACATACGCAAGAAGTCCAACGTCTGTGGTTATTAGTTAAAGATGACATCAAACCAGACCGACTGTTAAGTGTAGCTATCAGTTTATTAACTGATTTATCTAAAGAAGGTGCTGCCGCTATCTTACCAAAAGCTGCATCTTTCTCATTTTTTGGTGATGACAAATCCAGACAGTAA
- a CDS encoding PEP-CTERM sorting domain-containing protein (PEP-CTERM proteins occur, often in large numbers, in the proteomes of bacteria that also encode an exosortase, a predicted intramembrane cysteine proteinase. The presence of a PEP-CTERM domain at a protein's C-terminus predicts cleavage within the sorting domain, followed by covalent anchoring to some some component of the (usually Gram-negative) cell surface. Many PEP-CTERM proteins exhibit an unusual sequence composition that includes large numbers of potential glycosylation sites. Expression of one such protein has been shown restore the ability of a bacterium to form floc, a type of biofilm.), protein MTDSQKLIGYITCGLSSLVLLTAVQMPQAEAAAIKASITLAPTAINLDLTTQGSSGFINNALFQQISNNDPAGTGLINSFVRLDSNRDTEQGYNTDYRAVQFDEKTDSNFTRSLLLSAVPTVNINGIVYRQFILDINEPNASNKAAINLDMLQIFLGNAKNLTNYSSSTGFGANATKIFDLDTGSDNSINLKDLNPGSGRYDMFAYIPDALFTTSNNQFVYLYSKFTGNDGGFEEWAVRTPTPTPATAPAPAPAPAPAPAPAPAPAPAPAPAPAPAPAPAPAPAPAPAPAPAPAPAPAPAPAPAPAPAPAPAPAPAPAPAPAPAPAPAPAPAPAPAPAPAPAPAPAPAPAPAPAPAPAPAPAPAPAPSSSVRFGFQNITGNDATNAATGESQLFLDVTKGSNSNQVLFTFNNFGQQASSITQIYFDQTTNLLDSIKSISNSGSGVDFVQPTKIGTLPGSNNAPGGKFNSDFSVEANQPVSQMGVNPGEFVSVLFDLSGSTTFDDIINSLKNSALRVGFHVQAFSNGGSESFVNKLVAVTPAPAPAPAPAPAPAPAPAPAPTPAPAPAPAPAPAPAPAPAPAPAPAPAPAPAPAPAPAPAPAPAPAPAPAPAPAPAPAPAPAPAPAPAPAPAPAPAPAPAPAPAPAPAPAPAPAPAPAPAPAPAPAPAPAPAPAPAPAPAPAPAPAPAPVPLPPPTTYYQPAPVAPLPRKVPEPGTIAALGLFAAGVFGVKKKNKKDIS, encoded by the coding sequence GTGACAGATTCTCAGAAATTAATAGGCTATATCACCTGTGGTTTATCGTCTTTAGTATTGCTGACTGCTGTGCAAATGCCTCAAGCAGAAGCAGCTGCTATAAAAGCATCTATCACACTAGCACCTACCGCAATAAACCTAGATTTGACTACTCAAGGTTCTTCAGGCTTTATCAATAATGCTTTATTCCAGCAGATTAGCAACAATGATCCGGCTGGTACTGGGCTAATTAATTCATTTGTACGCCTTGATAGCAATAGAGATACTGAACAAGGTTACAACACAGATTATCGTGCCGTGCAGTTTGACGAAAAAACAGATTCTAATTTCACTCGCTCTCTGTTGTTAAGTGCTGTACCTACCGTAAATATTAACGGTATAGTTTACCGCCAGTTCATTTTAGATATTAATGAGCCGAATGCTAGCAACAAAGCAGCTATCAACTTAGATATGTTGCAGATTTTCCTTGGTAACGCGAAAAATCTCACTAACTATTCCAGTTCTACTGGTTTTGGTGCTAATGCTACAAAGATTTTCGACCTTGATACTGGTAGTGACAATTCGATTAATCTTAAAGACTTAAACCCTGGAAGCGGTCGCTATGATATGTTTGCATACATTCCGGACGCTTTGTTTACAACTTCTAATAACCAATTTGTTTACCTGTACTCGAAATTTACTGGTAATGACGGAGGCTTTGAGGAATGGGCTGTTAGAACCCCAACCCCAACCCCAGCGACTGCCCCAGCACCAGCACCCGCACCAGCGCCCGCACCCGCACCCGCACCCGCACCCGCACCAGCACCCGCACCAGCGCCAGCACCTGCGCCAGCACCAGCACCAGCACCTGCGCCCGCACCCGCACCAGCGCCCGCACCCGCACCAGCACCCGCACCAGCGCCAGCGCCAGCACCCGCACCAGCGCCAGCACCTGCGCCAGCACCTGCGCCAGCACCTGCGCCAGCACCAGCACCCGCACCAGCGCCAGCGCCAGCACCCGCACCAGCGCCAGCACCAGCACCAGCGCCAGCACCAGCACCCGCACCAGCACCTGCGCCAGCACCAGCACCTGCGCCAGCACCTGCGCCCGCGCCCGCGCCTTCATCATCTGTACGTTTTGGATTTCAAAATATTACGGGTAATGATGCGACGAATGCAGCCACAGGTGAAAGTCAACTATTTTTAGATGTCACTAAAGGTAGTAACTCAAATCAGGTTTTATTTACCTTCAATAATTTTGGACAACAAGCCTCTTCCATTACGCAAATTTATTTTGATCAAACCACAAACTTACTAGACAGCATCAAATCAATTAGTAATAGCGGTAGTGGCGTAGACTTTGTACAACCCACAAAAATAGGAACACTACCTGGAAGCAATAATGCTCCTGGCGGTAAGTTTAATTCAGACTTTTCCGTTGAGGCTAATCAACCAGTCTCACAGATGGGTGTAAATCCTGGCGAATTTGTGAGTGTACTCTTTGATTTGAGTGGTAGCACCACATTTGATGACATTATTAACAGCTTAAAAAATAGTGCTTTGCGTGTTGGTTTTCACGTCCAAGCTTTTAGTAATGGTGGAAGTGAATCTTTTGTCAATAAACTAGTTGCAGTAACACCCGCACCAGCGCCAGCACCCGCACCTGCCCCAGCACCAGCACCCGCACCTGCCCCAGCACCAACTCCAGCGCCAGCGCCAGCGCCAGCACCAGCACCAGCACCAGCACCCGCGCCAGCACCCGCACCAGCACCCGCACCAGCACCCGCACCAGCACCAGCACCAGCACCCGCACCAGCACCTGCGCCAGCGCCAGCACCAGCACCCGCACCTGCCCCAGCACCTGCGCCAGCGCCCGCACCAGCACCCGCACCAGCACCCGCACCAGCACCAGCACCCGCACCAGCACCTGCGCCAGCGCCAGCACCAGCACCCGCACCTGCCCCAGCACCTGCGCCAGCACCTGCGCCAGCGCCAGCACCTGCGCCAGCGCCAGCACCAGCACCAGCACCTGCGCCAGCACCAGCACCTGCGCCAGCACCAGCACCCGCGCCAGCACCAGCACCCGTGCCATTACCACCGCCGACAACTTACTATCAACCTGCTCCTGTCGCACCTTTACCTAGAAAAGTACCGGAGCCTGGTACGATTGCCGCTTTAGGTTTATTTGCAGCAGGTGTTTTTGGAGTTAAGAAGAAAAACAAAAAAGATATCTCGTAA
- a CDS encoding 2OG-Fe(II) oxygenase gives MSIQTDPESLESHHVKVQLLLTGGHQYTLYLKSDATILHSLLTTIVTRVYQPESANHCLFQIPLNEGHSALCFSSEQLVGVITEPPIWVKQVENTNPISTNVLNSHYIQIDNFLSPEEHQQLIKYTLAKEADFLPTTTSTQDEDYRRSMVLYSFPEFSELIIKKIQAVIPDIVSKLAMPSFNVAQIESQLTAHNDGNYYKIHNDNGSPETATRELTYVYYFYQEPKRFSGGELLIYDSKVENNFYVNAETFKTVEPRNNSIVFFISRYMHEVLPVKCPSKSFTDSRFTINGWVRRDHNVA, from the coding sequence ATGTCTATACAAACAGATCCAGAATCATTAGAATCTCATCATGTCAAAGTTCAACTGCTGTTAACTGGAGGACATCAATACACTCTTTACTTAAAATCAGATGCAACTATTCTACATAGCCTTTTAACAACAATTGTCACTCGTGTCTATCAACCAGAGTCAGCTAACCACTGTTTGTTCCAAATTCCTCTCAATGAAGGTCATTCTGCTTTATGTTTTTCTAGTGAGCAACTTGTTGGCGTAATTACAGAGCCTCCTATATGGGTCAAACAAGTAGAAAATACAAATCCCATATCCACTAATGTTTTAAATTCTCACTACATCCAAATAGATAATTTCTTATCTCCAGAAGAGCATCAGCAATTAATCAAATATACTTTAGCCAAAGAAGCAGATTTTCTACCAACTACAACTTCTACCCAAGATGAAGACTATCGTCGTTCAATGGTTCTCTACTCATTTCCCGAATTTTCGGAATTGATAATTAAGAAAATTCAGGCGGTGATTCCGGATATTGTCAGTAAATTAGCAATGCCATCATTTAATGTAGCTCAGATAGAAAGTCAACTCACAGCACATAATGATGGTAATTATTACAAAATTCATAACGATAATGGTAGCCCAGAAACAGCTACTAGAGAACTGACATATGTTTATTACTTTTATCAAGAACCTAAGAGATTTTCCGGTGGAGAGTTACTAATCTACGATAGTAAAGTAGAAAATAACTTTTACGTCAACGCAGAAACATTCAAAACTGTTGAGCCACGTAATAACAGTATTGTATTTTTCATCAGTCGATATATGCACGAAGTTCTACCTGTAAAATGTCCATCTAAATCCTTTACAGATAGTCGTTTTACTATCAATGGCTGGGTACGTCGAGATCATAATGTAGCATAA
- the hflX gene encoding GTPase HflX — METIFGNLQGLKSSQLKQLQRLYHQRIPGDRITTPEFSQRLAAISTEINLPVCAYVNRRGQVIRVGVGTPRQTQIPPMELPRYGAERLSGIRCIATHLKAEPPNEAALTAMAMQRLDALVVINITGTGFTRRGGGATGYVKEAYLAHLVPQDARTLITAAFAGSSNVQSPSWSISSPLNLDDIAQQDFTDLVESLEAEFRREFIAQEVDADHDRVLIVGVMTDEMSLQTFHDTIAELARLVDTAGGDVLQTLQQKRSRIHPQTVIGEGKVQEVALTAQTLGCNLVVFDRDLSPAQVRNLEAQIGLRVVDRTEVILDIFAQRAQSRAGKLQVELAQLEYMLPRLTGRGQAMSRLGGGIGTRGPGETKLETERRAIQRRISRLQQEVDQLQAHRSRLRQRRQHREVPSVALVGYTNAGKSTLLNALTNAEVYTADQLFATLDPTTRRLVIPRAETGEAQEILITDTVGFIHELPASLMDAFRATLEEVTEADALIHLVDLSHPAWLSHIRAVREILAQMPVTPGPALVAFNKIDQVDGKTLALAQEEFPLAIFISASQRLGLETLRHRLSQLIQYAVDSR; from the coding sequence ATAGAAACTATTTTCGGTAATCTTCAGGGTTTAAAATCCAGTCAGCTGAAGCAACTACAGCGACTGTATCACCAGCGTATACCGGGCGATCGCATCACTACGCCTGAGTTTTCCCAGCGTCTGGCTGCTATTAGTACGGAAATTAACCTACCTGTGTGTGCCTATGTCAACCGTCGCGGTCAAGTGATTCGTGTTGGCGTAGGCACACCGCGTCAAACACAAATTCCGCCAATGGAATTACCGCGTTATGGTGCAGAACGTCTCAGTGGTATTCGTTGCATCGCTACTCATCTGAAAGCAGAACCGCCAAATGAAGCAGCTCTCACAGCGATGGCGATGCAGCGTTTAGATGCTTTAGTGGTAATTAATATTACTGGGACAGGTTTTACTAGGCGTGGTGGTGGTGCAACTGGATATGTCAAAGAGGCTTATCTAGCCCATCTAGTCCCACAAGATGCGCGTACCTTAATTACGGCAGCCTTTGCCGGGTCTAGTAATGTTCAGTCTCCCAGCTGGAGTATATCCTCACCCTTAAACCTGGATGACATAGCACAGCAGGACTTCACCGACTTAGTAGAAAGTCTAGAAGCAGAGTTCCGTCGAGAATTTATCGCTCAAGAAGTTGATGCCGATCATGATCGTGTATTAATTGTCGGTGTCATGACCGATGAGATGTCACTGCAAACATTCCATGATACCATCGCCGAATTGGCGCGGTTAGTGGATACAGCTGGCGGTGACGTATTACAGACATTACAACAAAAGCGATCGCGTATCCATCCCCAAACCGTTATTGGTGAAGGTAAGGTGCAAGAAGTTGCTCTTACAGCTCAAACTCTCGGATGTAATCTCGTCGTCTTTGACCGCGACCTCTCACCCGCCCAAGTCCGCAACTTAGAAGCGCAAATTGGTCTACGGGTAGTTGACCGCACCGAAGTGATTTTAGATATCTTTGCCCAACGCGCTCAATCCCGTGCTGGGAAATTGCAAGTCGAACTAGCACAGCTAGAATATATGCTGCCCAGGCTGACTGGTAGAGGACAAGCCATGTCCCGACTAGGGGGTGGTATTGGGACTCGCGGCCCTGGTGAAACCAAACTAGAAACAGAACGCCGTGCCATTCAGCGACGGATTTCTCGATTGCAACAAGAAGTAGACCAATTACAAGCCCACCGTTCACGCTTACGTCAACGGCGACAACATCGAGAAGTTCCCTCAGTCGCTTTAGTTGGTTATACCAATGCTGGTAAATCTACTCTATTAAACGCCCTCACTAATGCAGAAGTTTACACAGCCGACCAGTTATTTGCCACCCTTGACCCCACCACGCGCCGCTTGGTAATTCCTCGTGCAGAAACTGGAGAAGCCCAAGAAATTCTGATTACAGATACTGTAGGATTTATCCACGAACTACCCGCATCTTTAATGGATGCCTTTCGTGCCACATTAGAAGAAGTTACCGAAGCAGATGCCTTAATACATCTAGTAGATTTGTCTCATCCTGCTTGGTTGAGTCATATTCGCGCAGTCAGAGAAATTTTGGCACAAATGCCTGTAACTCCTGGCCCAGCACTGGTTGCTTTTAACAAAATTGATCAAGTAGATGGCAAAACCCTAGCTTTAGCTCAAGAAGAGTTTCCCCTAGCCATATTTATTTCCGCAAGTCAACGTTTAGGCTTAGAAACTCTGCGTCATCGTCTTAGTCAGTTGATTCAATATGCCGTTGATTCTCGGTAA
- a CDS encoding Mo-dependent nitrogenase C-terminal domain-containing protein, whose translation MTVLKTKKQDIVFSALINPMGNLPKITQPKFDLLQPFRQWLDTIEIQNRKLAYFIAKLIPAQCPFERDLVLFGRIIAHIPPMCKLNPLYDQFVGLRFRALCYLVDQCGEDIKSYC comes from the coding sequence ATGACTGTGCTAAAAACCAAAAAACAAGATATTGTCTTTTCTGCTCTGATTAATCCTATGGGTAATTTACCAAAAATTACTCAACCTAAATTTGATTTACTTCAGCCTTTTCGGCAGTGGTTAGACACGATAGAAATCCAGAACCGTAAATTAGCTTACTTTATTGCTAAATTGATTCCGGCTCAGTGTCCTTTTGAGCGTGATCTTGTCCTATTTGGTCGGATAATAGCTCATATTCCCCCTATGTGTAAGCTCAATCCTCTATATGATCAGTTTGTTGGCTTACGTTTTCGTGCTTTGTGTTATCTGGTAGATCAATGTGGAGAAGATATAAAGTCTTACTGCTGA
- a CDS encoding creatininase family protein, with amino-acid sequence MLLHLSTWQEVEAYLQQSTGIILPIGSTEQHGPTGLIGTDAICAEAIARGVGEVTQAIVSPTINVGMALHHTAFPGTMSLRPRTLILLVRDYITSLAKAGFTKFYFINGHGGNIATLKAAFSETYAYLEDIQIPHAARVQCHVANWFMCGSVYRLAKELYGDKEGSHATPSEVAVTQYIYPEAIKQAPLSPEVASGHRIYSATDFRTHYPDGRMGSDPALATPEHGKQFYELAVKELSTGYWEFLQEKT; translated from the coding sequence ATGTTATTACATTTAAGTACTTGGCAGGAAGTGGAAGCTTATCTGCAACAGTCAACAGGGATTATTTTACCGATTGGTTCTACTGAACAGCATGGGCCGACGGGTTTAATTGGTACTGATGCGATTTGTGCAGAAGCGATCGCTCGTGGTGTGGGTGAAGTGACTCAGGCGATCGTTAGCCCTACAATCAATGTGGGGATGGCACTACACCATACAGCTTTTCCCGGTACGATGAGTCTACGTCCCAGGACTTTGATTTTATTAGTTCGAGACTATATAACCAGTCTAGCCAAGGCTGGGTTTACTAAATTTTATTTTATTAATGGACACGGCGGTAATATTGCCACCCTCAAAGCTGCGTTTTCGGAAACTTACGCCTATTTGGAAGATATACAGATTCCTCACGCAGCTAGAGTACAATGTCATGTTGCTAACTGGTTTATGTGCGGTTCCGTATATCGCCTAGCTAAAGAATTGTATGGTGACAAAGAAGGTTCCCATGCTACCCCTAGTGAAGTGGCTGTGACTCAATATATCTATCCAGAAGCAATTAAGCAAGCCCCCTTATCACCAGAAGTAGCAAGTGGACATAGGATTTACAGCGCAACTGACTTTCGCACACATTACCCAGATGGACGTATGGGTTCTGATCCCGCCTTAGCAACACCCGAACATGGTAAGCAGTTTTATGAGTTAGCTGTGAAAGAACTTAGCACTGGATATTGGGAATTTTTGCAGGAAAAAACCTAA
- a CDS encoding thermonuclease family protein: MTLIQGNFKVIKAAPDGDSVRFYPNNPLLWDKRVRPNRAGGAQLRLDSIDSLETHFQTRGGLGTQHQPLELAHSAASELLKFLGFKKITRGNNEVITAAEPEAVPGYILTRFADVYGRSVAFAFKGNPDAEDGSDVYLDKALIKKSVNYHMLNKGLAYPTFYSKLYPDIRKELAIAAEKARKENKGVWALDKTNQGFILAELTTITDDVVILPKLFRRLLGYLAINDGSVELDGFDDYLKSLDDRIIILPKGHVTGFDFVVKVTGQNIQLTVQPEDLVFLEK, translated from the coding sequence ATGACTCTAATCCAGGGTAACTTTAAAGTTATTAAAGCTGCACCTGATGGCGATTCCGTCCGTTTCTATCCCAACAACCCCCTACTATGGGACAAGCGAGTCAGACCAAACCGTGCTGGCGGCGCACAACTACGCTTAGATAGTATTGATAGCCTGGAAACCCATTTCCAAACCAGAGGCGGTTTAGGTACACAACACCAACCACTAGAATTAGCGCATAGTGCGGCTAGTGAATTGCTCAAATTTTTGGGCTTTAAGAAGATTACACGTGGTAATAATGAAGTGATTACGGCGGCGGAACCAGAAGCCGTTCCTGGTTATATTCTCACCAGATTTGCCGATGTCTATGGTAGAAGTGTCGCTTTTGCCTTTAAAGGAAACCCCGATGCAGAAGATGGTAGTGATGTTTATCTAGACAAAGCTCTGATTAAAAAGAGCGTTAACTACCATATGTTAAATAAAGGTTTAGCTTACCCCACATTCTATTCCAAATTGTATCCAGATATCCGCAAAGAGTTAGCGATCGCCGCCGAAAAAGCACGGAAAGAAAATAAAGGTGTGTGGGCATTAGATAAAACCAATCAAGGTTTTATTTTGGCAGAATTAACAACTATCACCGACGATGTTGTGATTTTACCAAAACTGTTTCGTCGTCTTCTTGGTTATCTGGCCATCAATGATGGTAGTGTTGAATTAGATGGTTTTGATGATTACTTAAAGTCTCTCGACGATCGCATTATCATTCTGCCAAAAGGTCACGTTACTGGGTTCGATTTTGTCGTGAAAGTTACTGGACAAAATATCCAGTTAACTGTTCAACCTGAAGATTTAGTTTTCTTAGAAAAATAA